One window of Papaver somniferum cultivar HN1 chromosome 9, ASM357369v1, whole genome shotgun sequence genomic DNA carries:
- the LOC113311550 gene encoding chloroplastic import inner membrane translocase subunit HP30-2-like: MAPTSVVDKEQVSLPVKTAVATAGDALLGAVVGVLYNRIAKKFLVVRLFFVASMIGAMKGIRGKDDTKARVVAGFTSGCMLYLVGNMPSPPRVPLAIASGLCIAFYNGLVHEVESRYQHATLEDTRYIRTRRMLSELGLEDYEKHFKKHLLRDKTMHLLKERQV, translated from the exons ATGGCACCAACTTCTGTTGTCGATAAAGAACAAGTATCTTTACCTGTTAAAACTGCTGTTGCTACTGCTGGCGATGCTTTACTTGGAGCTGTTGTGGGTGTTTTGTATAACAGGATTGCTAAGAAGTTT CTCGTAGTACGGCTGTTTTTTGTGGCATCGATGATTGGTGCTATGAAAGGGATCAGAGGGAAAGACGATACCAAGGCTAG AGTGGTGGCAGGTTTTACTTCCGGATGCATGTTGTACTTGGTTGGGAACATGCCTTCTCCTCCTAGAGTACCACTCGCAATCGCATCAGGGCTCTGCATTGCGTTTTATAATGGTCTTGTGCATGAG GTAGAAAGCCGTTATCAGCATGCAACATTGGAGGATACACGCTACATCAGAACAAGACGCATGTTGTCGGAGCTAGGCCTTGAGGATTACGAGAAGCACTTTAAGAAACACTTGTTAAGGGACAAAACAATGCATTTGCTTAAAGAAAGGCAAGTGTAA
- the LOC113313569 gene encoding uncharacterized protein LOC113313569, which produces MEGGGGATSDAVGDKERSLPAEIAIATAKNGLWGAAFGALYSRIPTKRVTLQTPLISVRNVAVLAGVYGGTMCAMREIRGKEKDDTKACMVAGFTSGFTFYLVARRPSTLRVPTAAIGVGLFFAGFNGLLHEVDGRIRGTAMEDTHVFGARKG; this is translated from the exons ATGGAGGGAGGAGGAGGAGCGACATCAGATGCTGTTGGCGACAAAGAACGATCTTTACCTGCTGAAATTGCTATTGCTACTGCTAAAAATGGTTTATGGGGAGCTGCTTTCGGTGCTTTGTATAGTAGGATTCCAACTAAGCGTGTTACTCTTCAG ACTCCTTTAATTTCAGTTCGTAATGTCGCTGTTTTAGCTGGTGTCTATGGAGGTACGATGTGTGCTATGAGAGAAATCAGAGGGAAAGAGAAAGACGATACCAAGGCTTG CATGGTGGCAGGTTTTACTTCCGGATTCACGTTTTACTTGGTTGCGAGGAGGCCTTCTACTCTTAGAGTACCAACTGCTGCAATTGGAGTAGGGCTCTTCTTTGCAGGTTTTAATGGTCTTCTGCATGAG GTAGATGGCCGTATTCGGGGTACAGCAATGGAGGATACACATGTTTTCGGAGCTAGAAAAGGCTGA
- the LOC113310147 gene encoding putative RNA polymerase II subunit B1 CTD phosphatase RPAP2 homolog, which produces MAKAELAFTNNAVHKLQLALLEGINDENKLFAAGSLISKRDYEDVVTERSISNVCGYPLCKNSLPLERPRKGRYRISLKEHKVYDLQETYMYCSSECVVNSLAFGGSLQDERCPVVNSSKVNEVLKLFEDLSLEEEGLGKKNGDLGLSELRIQEKMDAKVGEGVSLDDWVGGPSNAIEGYVPKSDSSLKLPEKGEGLKAKSAKPKKGKGKAVNEMEFTSSIIMGDQLGIPNKSSAVKSCSKTMLEEESKVKLNNSIVISQDEIPEVSYYASKSGSDVNVTDLEEEELCAGIDALLQETALKSSLKSSGSKKLTRNVTWADEKETDTGNESHGNLCDVQEMGDSQGSAESSGSQTVEDMDSAVRLASAEACANALKQAAVVVACGESDASHAVSEAGIIILPQHMYGGDTEMVEDGLEPESAPLKWPTKPGVFDLELFDPENSWFEPQPEGFNLSLSPFATMYMALFGWVTSSSVAYIYGRDEDSQEEFLSINGRSYPYKIVLSDGRSSEIKHTLSGCLARALPGLVMDLRLPTPVSFLEQGMSRLIETMSFIDALPSFGMKQWHLIVLLFMDALSVCQIPGLSAHMTGTRMLTRKVLDGAQISSEEYELLKDHILPLGRLPQFSTQSGA; this is translated from the coding sequence ATGGCTAAAGCTGAATTAGCTTTTACAAATAATGCTGTGCACAAGCTACAGCTTGCACTTCTTGAGGGTATAAACGATGAGAACAAACTGTTTGCAGCTGGGTCTTTGATTTCTAAAAGGGATTATGAAGATGTTGTTACTGAAAGGTCGATTTCTAATGTATGTGGTTATCCTCTTTGTAAGAATTCGTTGCCATTAGAGCGGCCAAGGAAAGGGCGGTATAGGATTTCGTTgaaagagcataaggtttatgaCCTACAAGAGACGTATATGTATTGTTCTTCTGAATGTGTTGTTAACAGTTTAGCTTTTGGGGGTAGTTTGCAAGATGAGAGATGCCCAGTAGTGAATTCGTCGAAGGTTAATGAGGTTTTGAAGTTGTTTGAggatttgagtttggaagaaGAGGGTTTGGGGAAGAAGAATGGTGATTTGGGATTATCTGAGTTGAGGATTCAGGAAAAAATGGATGCCAAGGTTGGGGAAGGGGTGTCGTTGGATGATTGGGTTGGTGGTCCGTCAAATGCAATTGAAGGGTATGTTCCCAAAAGTGACTCATCTTTGAAGCTTCCAGAGAAAGGAGAAGGGTTGAAGGCTAAAAGTGCTAAGCCAAAGAAAGGGAAAGGCAAGGCAGTGAATGAGATGGAATTTACGAGTAGTATTATCATGGGGGATCAACTTGGCATTCCTAACAAGTCTTCTGCTGTTAAGAGTTGTTCTAAAACAATGTTAGAGGAGGAGTCGAAAGTAAAATTGAACAATTCAATTGTCATAAGTCAGGATGAAATTCCTGAAGTATCTTACTATGCGTCCAAAAGTGGTTCAGATGTGAATGTTactgatttagaagaagaagagctGTGTGCTGGAATAGATGCTCTGTTACAAGAAACTGCATTGAAATCCTCCTTGAAGTCTTCGGGTTCAAAAAAATTGACTCGCAATGTTACATGGGCTGATGAAAAAGAAACTGATACTGGTAATGAGAGCCATGGCAACCTTTGTGATGTTCAAGAGATGGGTGACTCGCAAGGTAGCGCTGAAAGCTCAGGTAGTCAGACAGTGGAGGATATGGACAGTGCCGTACGTTTAGCATCAGCAGAGGCATGTGCAAATGCTTTGAAACAAGCAGCTGTAGTTGTGGCTTGTGGTGAATCTGATGCCAGTCATGCTGTATCTGAAGCTGGGATCATTATCTTGCCACAGCACATGTATGGAGGAGACACCGAGATGGTTGAGGATGGCCTCGAACCAGAATCAGCACCTCTAAAATGGCCAACAAAGCCTGGTGTTTTTGATCTTGAGCTATTTGATCCTGAGAACTCATGGTTTGAACCTCAACCCGAGGGCTTTAACTTAAGTTTATCACCATTTGCGACAATGTATATGGCACTTTTTGGATGGGTAACATCTTCTTCTGTGGCTTATATCTATGGGCGCGACGAAGATTCTCAAGAAGAGTTTTTATCCATTAATGGGAGATCATATCCTTACAAGATTGTCTTGAGTGATGGGCGCTCTTCTGAAATTAAGCACACACTGTCTGGTTGTCTTGCCCGAGCATTGCCAGGACTTGTTATGGATTTAAGGCTGCCGACTCCAGTATCCTTCCTGGAGCAAGGAATGTCCCGCTTGATAGAGACTATGTCGTTCATCGATGCACTTCCATCCTTCGGAATGAAACAGTGGCACCTGATTGTTCTTTTGTTTATGGATGCTCTCTCGGTGTGTCAAATTCCAGGACTCTCAGCACATATGACAGGTACGAGGATGTTAACACGCAAGGTTCTGGATGGTGCCCAGATAAGTAGTGAAGAGTACGAGCTTTTGAAGGATCATATTCTTCCACTTGGTAGGCTACCCCAGTTCTCTACACAAAGTGGAGCTTGA